The following coding sequences are from one Oncorhynchus nerka isolate Pitt River linkage group LG6, Oner_Uvic_2.0, whole genome shotgun sequence window:
- the LOC115131188 gene encoding C1GALT1-specific chaperone 1-like, giving the protein MLSEGSSFVKGIALGGTFCLLLSLLGSFAPGMQSSPEDHHHHHIKAPTKDELQSLSDSQMVELSQRVRVYCVIMVQPSVLVYWSTAKDTWGKHCDQAVFYSSESAKALEAVDLNEQDEWAKLRKALKHAYDNAGDLRWFFVARPTTFAIIENLKYLVLAKDPNEPFYIGHAMKSGELEYVEYQSGIVLSYEALKRLVNVFKDEEKCPERGRALWKLSEEKQLSICLKYTGVFAENGEDIQGKSLFNSKSVGSLIQDSMDKKNLDVVEGCCSDLAITFSGMSPNQMQVMMFGVYRLRPYGHNFHDSLIFLPPEGSDND; this is encoded by the coding sequence ATGTTGTCGGAAGGCAGCTCCTTTGTGAAGGGGATAGCCCTGGGAGGCACATTCTGCCTGTTGTTGTCCCTGTTGGGGAGCTTTGCACCAGGCATGCAGTCCAGCCCAgaggaccaccaccaccaccacatcaagGCTCCCACCAAGGACGAGCTACAGAGCCTGTCTGATTCCCAGATGGTGGAGCTGAGCCAGAGAGTGCGAGTCTATTGCGTCATCATGGTTCAGCCTTCTGTCCTGGTGTATTGGTCCACAGCCAAGGACACCTGGGGTAAACACTGCGACCAAGCCGTATTCTACAGCTCTGAGTCGGCCAAAGCTCTGGAAGCGGTGGACCTTAACGAACAGGACGAGTGGGCCAAGCTGCGCAAGGCCCTGAAGCATGCATATGACAATGCCGGCGACCTGCGCTGGTTCTTCGTGGCGCGCCCCACCACCTTCGCCATTATCGAGAACCTCAAGTATCTCGTTCTGGCCAAGGACCCCAACGAGCCCTTCTACATTGGCCATGCCATGAAATCGGGTGAACTGGAGTACGTGGAGTACCAGAGCGGCATTGTGCTGAGCTATGAGGCACTCAAGAGGCTGGTGAATGTGTTCAAGGATGAGGAGAAGTGTCCGGAGCGAGGCAGAGCCCTGTGGAAGCTGAGCGAGGAGAAACAATTATCTATATGTCTGAAGTACACCGGAGTCTTTGCAGAGAATGGCGAGGACATACAGGGTAAGAGCCTGTTCAACAGTAAGAGTGTGGGTTCACTCATCCAAGACAGCATGGATAAAAAAAACTTGGACGTGGTGGAGGGCTGCTGCTCGGACTTAGCCATCACCTTCAGCGGAATGTCACCAAACCAGATGCAGGTCATGATGTTTGGAGTTTACAGACTACGCCCGTACGGGCACAACTTTCATGATTCCTTGATATTCCTGCCCCCTGAGGGCTCTGACAATGATTAA